One Babylonia areolata isolate BAREFJ2019XMU chromosome 27, ASM4173473v1, whole genome shotgun sequence DNA window includes the following coding sequences:
- the LOC143301086 gene encoding B1 bradykinin receptor-like: MWSASAPSDMTATAIPSALSNVTDPGTFSGFSLAGSASAPTSPSTPSFQEVLESCVDYRLSVAAWRICPPCILLLGTAGNLMTLWVFSGPSSSSSSSSSSSMSMYFKALAVSDLVLLYTGLLRHWVKYLFLLDVRDTHSAICRLHSFLVYVSGVTSAWFLVLMTSQRALCVVWPHRTRQLQGRRAAGLAMAVTVVASAALNAHILYGYTLRYYPNHGRYYCDYLHSDYEDFIRGVWPWVDLTAASLLPFGFLLVSNSLLMWKVATSVRDVKQLTSSGRNSQGKEEAAVSNRRKTSTSLTLTLVFLSAMFVLLTSPICVFLVLDYYYDYFRFTVTGEEDAQHVAATELGWALTNLLWYANSALNFYLYCLSGARFRAMVWQRLSSCGGWRAGLE; encoded by the coding sequence ATGTGGTCAGCTTCAGCGCCCAGCGATATGACCGCCACAGCCATTCCTTCAGCCCTCAGCAACGTCACAGACCCGGGTACGTTCAGCGGCTTCTCTCTGGCGGGGTCAGCTTCAGCTCCTACATCCCCCTCCACGCCCAGTTTTCAGGAGGTGTTGGAGTCCTGTGTGGACTACAGGCTGTCTGTGGCCGCCTGGCGGATCTGTCCGCCCTGCATCCTGCTCCTGGGCACGGCGGGCAACCTCATGACGCTGTGGGTCTTCAgcggcccctcctcctcctcttcctcctcttcctcctcctccatgtctATGTATTTCAAAGCGCTGGCCGTCTCCGATCTGGTTCTGCTGTACACAGGGCTACTCCGGCACTGGGTCAAGTACCTGTTCCTGCTGGACGTTCGCGACACGCACTCTGCCATCTGCCGGCTCCACTCCTTCCTCGTCTACGTCTCCGGCGTGACGTCAGCCTGGTTCCTGGTCCTGATGACGTCACAGCGCGCGCTGTGCGTGGTGTGGCCCCACCGGACGAGGCAGCTGCAAGGCCGGAGAGCGGCGGGCCTGGCCATGGCCGTGACGGTGGTGGCCAGTGCCGCTCTCAACGCGCACATTCTCTACGGCTACACGCTGCGATACTACCCGAACCACGGCCGCTACTACTGCGACTACCTGCACTCGGATTACGAGGACTTCATCCGCGGGGTGTGGCCTTGGGTGGATCTGACGGCGGCCTCTCTGCTGCCCTTCGGATTCCTGCTGGTCAGCAACAGTCTGCTGATGTGGAAGGTGGCCACGTCCGTCCGTGACGTCAAACAGCTGACGTCATCGGGCCGGAACTCCCAAGGGAAGGAGGAGGCGGCGGTCAGTAACAGGCGGAAGACgtccacctccctcaccctcaccctcgtCTTCCTCTCCGCCATGTTCGTGCTGCTGACGTCACCGATTTGCGTGTTTTTGGTGCTGGACTACTACTACGATTACTTCCGGTTCACGGTGACGGGCGAGGAGGACGCTCAGCACGTGGCGGCCACGGAGCTGGGCTGGGCGCTGACCAACCTGCTGTGGTATGCCAACAGCGCCCTCAACTTCTACCTGTACTGCCTCTCCGGGGCCAGGTTCCGTGCCATGGTCTGGCAACGTCTGTCCTCTTGTGGAGGTTGGAGGGCGGGCTTGGAGTGA